A stretch of Shinella zoogloeoides DNA encodes these proteins:
- the mutM gene encoding bifunctional DNA-formamidopyrimidine glycosylase/DNA-(apurinic or apyrimidinic site) lyase yields MPELPEVETVKRGLAPVMEGSRIRRAELRRPDLRFPFPPAFSEALEGRRIVSLGRRAKYLLIDIEGGDVVIAHLGMSGSFRVEGAPEAETPGDFHMPRSKDTRHDHVVFHLETAEGERRVVYNDPRRFGFMDLARREDIAAHAFFRDLGEEPTGNTLDADYIAAKFRGRQAPLKAALLDQKNIAGLGNIYVCEALWRAHLSPERLAGTLVTAAGKPKKELVALTEAIRQVIADAIEAGGSTLRDHIRADGSLGYFQHSFSVYDREKEPCRTSGCTGTIGRIVQSGRSTFHCAVCQK; encoded by the coding sequence CCCGGACCTGCGCTTTCCCTTCCCGCCTGCCTTCTCCGAGGCGCTGGAAGGCCGCCGCATCGTCTCGCTCGGCCGTCGCGCCAAATATCTGCTGATCGATATCGAGGGCGGCGACGTGGTGATCGCCCATCTCGGCATGTCCGGCTCGTTCCGGGTGGAGGGCGCGCCGGAGGCCGAAACGCCCGGCGACTTTCACATGCCGCGCAGCAAGGACACGCGCCACGACCATGTCGTCTTTCATCTGGAGACGGCGGAGGGCGAGCGCCGCGTCGTCTACAACGACCCGCGCCGCTTCGGCTTCATGGACCTCGCCCGCCGCGAGGATATCGCCGCCCACGCCTTCTTCCGTGATCTCGGCGAGGAGCCGACCGGCAACACGCTCGACGCTGATTATATCGCGGCCAAGTTCCGAGGGCGCCAGGCGCCGCTGAAGGCCGCGCTGCTCGACCAGAAGAACATCGCCGGCCTCGGCAATATCTATGTCTGCGAGGCGCTGTGGCGCGCCCACCTTTCGCCCGAGCGGCTGGCCGGAACGCTGGTGACGGCGGCGGGCAAGCCGAAGAAGGAGCTGGTGGCGCTGACCGAAGCGATCCGCCAGGTGATAGCCGACGCCATCGAGGCCGGCGGCTCGACCCTGCGCGACCATATCCGCGCCGACGGCTCGCTCGGCTATTTCCAGCACTCCTTTTCCGTCTATGACCGCGAGAAGGAGCCTTGCCGCACATCGGGCTGCACGGGCACTATCGGCCGCATCGTGCAGAGCGGCCGGTCGACCTTCCATTGCGCCGTCTGCCAGAAGTAA